CCCTCCTCTTGGTATCCCTAACGCCTCACCGATCACCTATCACGGATTACGGATCACGGATTACGCGCCTTGCGTACGGCTTCCACCAGCCGCCGGGCCCGCTCGGTGAGGACCTCGTAGTGGCCTTCGGCCACGGCCTTCTTGTCCACGAGCCAGGAGCCGGCGCAGACGGCAGCTGCCCCGGCGCGGATGAACTCGCCGGCGTTGTCGGCGGTGATCCCCCCGGTGGGCACGAGGGGGATTTGGGGGAGCGGACCGTGCACTTCTTGCAAGTACTTGGGGCCGAGCGTGGAGGCCGGGAACACCTTGACCATGTCCGCACCTGCTTCCCACGCGGTGAGGATCTCGGTGGGGGTCATGGCCCCGATGATGGCGGGAACCCCGTACCGGTGAGCCATCTCCAGCACGTCGAGCTTCACCGTGGGGGTGACGAGGAACTGGGCCCCGGCGAGGATGGCCTGGCGGGCGGTGGGAGCGTCGAGGACGGTTCCAGCACCCATGATGACGTCATCGATCTTGCCCACCGCCTCCTCGATCGCCCGCAGGGCCCCTGGTGTGTTCATGGTGATCTCGATGCAGGACAGCCCTCCTTCGCGGAGCTCCTGGGTGATTTTTACAAGGTCTTCTGTAGTCTGGACTCGGATGATGCCCAGTGCTCCAGCCTCGACCAATTGCTTCAAAGCTTTCCCTTTGCTCACCGCCCCTCCTTTCGCCGAAAACGGCGGGTTCACGAAGGATACCCTTCTTCTTTGCCTAAGACAACAGTATTTTTGCTAAAACTAAACTTGCGCCCCCAGAAGGCAGGGCTCCCCCGTCCGCGGACAATTCCTGGCCAAACACGTATTCCGAAGCCGGAGAACGCAGGAACACCACCCCTCTGGCCCAGGGTGCGCCGCCTCCGAGCCAGCGATTCGACGTGAGACGTCCCAACTTGTCACCGTCACATCCACCCCATGCCTCGCCAAGGTCTCGGCCACCGAGGCGGCTTGCCCCACCACGGGAACACCCCGTGCCCGCCTCCATTGGCCATTGTGAAAATCCCTCAGTCATAGTATAAACTCTAAGGTGGGTTCGGAAAGGCGGTGATCCGAGATGACCCAGAGCACACTCCGTTGGAAAGTACTGGTCACCGATTACAACTACGCCGACCTCGATATTGAGCGTGAGATCCTTGCCCAGTGGGAGGCCGAGGTCGTCTCCGCTCAATGTACACGCCCGGAGGAAGTGTTGGCCGCCGGCCAAGATGCGGATGCGCTGATCTCTCAGTATGCCCCCATCACCAAAGAAGTCATCGCCGGGCTCGCCCGCTGTCGGGCAGTGGGCCGTTACGGAATAGGTGTAGACAACATCGATGTTCAGGCAGCCACCATGCACGGAATCGCTGTGATCAACGTGCCCTCTTACTGCGAGGACGAGGTCTCCGATCATGTCCTGGCCATGCTCCTCTCCTGGGCGAGGAAGATCACCCACTACACCGGGGAGATCCGCGCGGGCACGTGGGACTGGAAAACGGGTCGCCCCATCCACCGCTTGCGAGGCCGCGTCCTGGGGTGCTTGGGATTCGGGAAGATCGCACGGATGCTTGCCGGGAAGGCACGGGCCTGGGGCATGCAGGTGATCGCCTACGATCCCTATCTTCCCGACGAGGTCTTCAGCGCGACAGGCGTCCAACGCGTGGATTTCGCGGAGATCCTTTCCCGAAGCGATTTCCTCTCCGTACACGTTCCTCTCACCGAGGCAACCCGTCACCTCATCGACGAGGCGGCTCTGGCCAAGATGAAACCCACAGCCTGTCTGATCAACACCTCCCGCGGCCCGGTCGTGGACGAAATAGCCCTGGCCCGAGCCCTGAAGGAGGGGAAGATCGCCGGCGCGTGCTTGGACGTGATGGAACGCGAACCCCCCGAACAGGGGAACCCCCTCCTTCACCTGCCGCAGGTGCTCCTTTCGCCTCATGTCGCCTGGTACTCCGAGGAGTCGCAGAGCGAACTCCGCCAGAAGGTCGCTCAAGACATCGGGCGCGCTCTCAACGGTCTCCTTCCCCAAGGGCTGGTGAACCGCGACCTCGCCGACCGCTTCCGGAGATCCTAGACCCCCTCTGCGAGGAAGCCGCCGTCGATGATCAGGGTCGTGCCGGTGACGAACGAGGCCTCGTCGGAGAGAAGGTACACCAAGCCCCCTACAAGCTCCTCTGGTTCCCCAAACCGCCCCATGGGGGTACGTTCTTCCACCCTACGCCGCCGCTCGCTCCCCGGGCGCAAGAGATCCCGGTTGAGCGGGGTGAGGAAAAAACCGGGCGAGATGGCATTTACCCTGACTCCATGTGGGGCCCATTCACGGGCTAAGGCCTTGGTGAGCATGAGAACGCCACCTTTGCTCGCACAATAAGCCAGCGCCTCGTCCAGGGCCACGTGAGCCGCCATGGAAGCGATGTTCACGATGGCGCCGTGACCTTGTTCGATCATCGCCTTGCCAAAAACCTGGCAGGCGAGGAACACGGCCTTGAGGTTGATCGACATCACTCGGTCCCATTCCTCCTCAGTGATCTCCACCGAAGGCTTGCGGAGATGGGTGCCAGCGGCGTTCACCAACCCGTCCACCGTACCCCGACTCCTGGACACCCCATTCACCAGGCTCTCCAGGCTCGCCCGGTCCAACGCGTTCACCTGCGCCGCCTGGGCTCGGCCACCCTCTTCTGTCACCTGCCGGACGGTCTCTTGAGCTTTGGTCTGGTCCAGGTCGGCCACCACCACGTAAGCTCCCTCACGGGCTAACCCGCGGCAGAATGCCGTGCCCAGTCCTCCTCCTCCTCCGATCACCACAATCGTTTTGCCCTCCAATTGGCCCATACCGCCCTCCTAATCCATCAAATAGCCACCGTTCACGTCCAGGATCTCGCCGGTGATGAACGCGGCCCCTGGAGAAGCAAGAAACACCACCGCCGCCGCCACTTCTTCTGGCTTTCCGAGCCGTCCGACGGGGATCTGGGAGATGATGGCCTGACGCCTTTCTTCGGACCACTCTGCACTCATCTCTGTCTCGATTGCGTGCGGGGCAACCGCGTTCACGGTCACACCAAACGGAGCCAGCTCCCTAGCCAGAGACTTCGTTAGCACGTCCACCGCACCTTTGGATGGGCCATAGCTCGGCGCGGATGTGATGTCCCCCACCTTGCCAGCAACCGAGGAGATATTGATGATACGCCCGGATCCTTGTCGCTTCATGATCCGAGCCGCCTCCCGAGAGCAGTAGTAAGTCCCTCGAAGATTCACCGCTAAGACCTTCTCCCAATCTTCATCGGAGTGATCCTCCAGCGAACCCCGGCGGATGATCCCCGCGTTGTTGACGAGGATGTCAAGGCGCCCGAATTCGTCCACTGTCTTCTTGAACAACACTTGGACATCGGAGAGAAGAGAGACGTCGGCGCGGACGGCCAGGGCTTGCCGTCCGATCGCCTGTATCTCCCCAGCCACCGTGCGAGCGCCAGCGAGGTCCACGTCGGATACCACCAGATCCGCCCCCTCCTTAGCCAGGGCCAAGGCGATGGCCCGGCCAATACCCCGCGCTCCTCCGGTCACCAAGGCCACTCTGCGCGCAATCGGCATCAACCCTCCTTTCACTCCTTGACCGCTCCGCCAGTCAACCCCTTGACCAAGTAGTTCTGGAGGAGAAGGTAGAGGATCACCGGCGGGAATGCAGCGATCACCGATCCGGCCATGAGCTGGGGCCAGATCACCCGAAACTGGGTCACGAGCCGACTTAGGCCGAGGGTTACCGTGGCCATGGAATCGGTGCTCGTCAAGCATAGAACCCAAAGGAGATCCCCCCAGGCGAGGAGGAAAGCGAAGATCAACGTGGCTACCATCCCTGGGGTGATGAGGGGGAATACGACCCGCAGAAAAGCGTGGAAACGGCCACATCCGTCGATGAGGGCCGCCTCGTCGAGCTCATGGGGGACCGTGTCGATGAACCCCTTGAGCATCCAAGCGCTGAACGGGAGCGTAAGAGTAGTGAAGGCTAAAATGAGACCGGTGTAGGTGTTGTAGAGCCCAATCCTGGCGAGCATCTTGAAGTAAGGCCCTACAAGGAGCACACCCGGGAGCATCTGGGACGCGAGCAGGACCCCGAT
This portion of the Candidatus Acetothermia bacterium genome encodes:
- a CDS encoding bifunctional 4-hydroxy-2-oxoglutarate aldolase/2-dehydro-3-deoxy-phosphogluconate aldolase, with the translated sequence MSKGKALKQLVEAGALGIIRVQTTEDLVKITQELREGGLSCIEITMNTPGALRAIEEAVGKIDDVIMGAGTVLDAPTARQAILAGAQFLVTPTVKLDVLEMAHRYGVPAIIGAMTPTEILTAWEAGADMVKVFPASTLGPKYLQEVHGPLPQIPLVPTGGITADNAGEFIRAGAAAVCAGSWLVDKKAVAEGHYEVLTERARRLVEAVRKARNP
- a CDS encoding C-terminal binding protein, producing MTQSTLRWKVLVTDYNYADLDIEREILAQWEAEVVSAQCTRPEEVLAAGQDADALISQYAPITKEVIAGLARCRAVGRYGIGVDNIDVQAATMHGIAVINVPSYCEDEVSDHVLAMLLSWARKITHYTGEIRAGTWDWKTGRPIHRLRGRVLGCLGFGKIARMLAGKARAWGMQVIAYDPYLPDEVFSATGVQRVDFAEILSRSDFLSVHVPLTEATRHLIDEAALAKMKPTACLINTSRGPVVDEIALARALKEGKIAGACLDVMEREPPEQGNPLLHLPQVLLSPHVAWYSEESQSELRQKVAQDIGRALNGLLPQGLVNRDLADRFRRS
- a CDS encoding glucose 1-dehydrogenase, with product MGQLEGKTIVVIGGGGGLGTAFCRGLAREGAYVVVADLDQTKAQETVRQVTEEGGRAQAAQVNALDRASLESLVNGVSRSRGTVDGLVNAAGTHLRKPSVEITEEEWDRVMSINLKAVFLACQVFGKAMIEQGHGAIVNIASMAAHVALDEALAYCASKGGVLMLTKALAREWAPHGVRVNAISPGFFLTPLNRDLLRPGSERRRRVEERTPMGRFGEPEELVGGLVYLLSDEASFVTGTTLIIDGGFLAEGV
- a CDS encoding 3-oxoacyl-ACP reductase FabG codes for the protein MPIARRVALVTGGARGIGRAIALALAKEGADLVVSDVDLAGARTVAGEIQAIGRQALAVRADVSLLSDVQVLFKKTVDEFGRLDILVNNAGIIRRGSLEDHSDEDWEKVLAVNLRGTYYCSREAARIMKRQGSGRIINISSVAGKVGDITSAPSYGPSKGAVDVLTKSLARELAPFGVTVNAVAPHAIETEMSAEWSEERRQAIISQIPVGRLGKPEEVAAAVVFLASPGAAFITGEILDVNGGYLMD
- a CDS encoding carbohydrate ABC transporter permease: MARTLTYAFLVAVLVFNVVPFLWMIFTSFKTDAEAYAIPPTWWPHNPTLYEGYGKVLMWTNFPRYFLNSVIVSLGAALLSTVVGALAGYGFSRFQFRGRTALIGVLLASQMLPGVLLVGPYFKMLARIGLYNTYTGLILAFTTLTLPFSAWMLKGFIDTVPHELDEAALIDGCGRFHAFLRVVFPLITPGMVATLIFAFLLAWGDLLWVLCLTSTDSMATVTLGLSRLVTQFRVIWPQLMAGSVIAAFPPVILYLLLQNYLVKGLTGGAVKE